A region of the Bacteroidales bacterium genome:
CAGTCTTTAAGCGCCTTGCAAATCCTTAAAGCTTCGATATGTTCAATGGCAATATGTCCTCCTCTTTGCTCTGCTTTCAATGGAGTTGCGATCCTGAAACCATCGAAATGTTTCATTATTCTTTCCCTGAACAATGCCACTAGGTAATCGGTGAGCATTAAGGATTGGCGGCGAATGTTCGTGATGCCGGCTTCCAGCATGATCGTCATCGCGCCTTCAATGGGTGAAGTGCCAAGGATACCTGGCGAAGATATTTGCCAGCGTCCGGCATTGTCAGCAGGTATAAAGGTGTTGAGCATGTCGAATTGCTTTTCCTTATTGCATCCAAACCAGCCTGCCATCAAAGGGTCCTTGCCGAAATGCTTTTGGTTCGCATAAAGAAAAGCAGCACAGCCCGGACCGCCATTGAGGTACTTGTAACTGCACCAAATGGCGAAGTCAACCTCCCAATCATCAAAAAAGTGGGGAACAGCGCCTACTGAGTGGCTGCAATCAAATCCGATTGTAATACTGCGCGAATGGGCAGCTTTGGTGAGTTTTTTCATATCCAGGAGTTGACCGCTCCTATAAAGTACTGAGGGTAAAAAAACGAGTGCAATTTCATCATTCATTTGTTCAATGATGTCATCTTCGTCAAGCAAACCCTGATTGTTTGCTTTTACAAGAACCAGGTTTTTTGCAGGATCAACGCCTTTCAGCTTTAGCTGGCCTTGCAGTGCGTAAATATCAGATGGGAAATTTAACTCATCGACAAGTATTTTGACCCTTTTGCCTTGTGGCTGATAAAAACTGCTTACCAACGCGTGAATATTGATAGTTGTCGTTCCGGTGAGTACAACTTCATCAGACCTGGCTCCAACAAGTTGTGCAGCCATTGCTCCTATTTCTTCTGCGAACCAGAACCAGGGTCTCTTTCCGTGAAGCCAACCATCAATACCGAGGGTTTTCCACTCATCAAGAACCCTTAGCAAAGATTTTTCTGCATCAACGGAAAGCAAACCAAGCGAATTCCCATCCAGGTAAATTTTATCTTCAGGAAGATAAAATCTCTGTCGGAAGCTGGAGAGTGTGTTGTTTCGATCCAGTTCCCTTGCATGATCAATCGTAAGCGAAAAATCAATATTCATAGCTGATTTATTAAAAATGCAATTTATTGCTTTTGCGACCGCAAATGTAGGAAGAATGGAAATTTTTCCGCGTTAAGGGATCGCGAACCCGGATTTAGTCCTCGGTACTAACTGAGAAAGTCTGTCCATCCGGTGTGACTGCCTGAACCGAAGTTTGGTGGATGAACTCAATGGATAAATCATTGAAGATCGCTGCTTTTTCAATATTCACTACATGTCCGCATTTTTCAACCACCTCAAGTGTCTGGTTCTTAAACTTTTTTACCCGCTCTCTGATTGGTTCCAGAAACATATGGTCTTGCTCACCCATAACATACAGCACGGGAATGTCAACGTTGTCCTCATCCATCTTCTTCAGTTTTGAAGTAAGGCGGCTGGTTAGTTTGAACCAGCGGATAAATTCTTTACGGGCAAGTTTTTGAGCTTCTTTAACAAAAATATTTCTTGATTCCTGGGCTTCATCGTGCGGCATAATAATAAAAGCAAAAAATCTGTAAAGCCACATAAAGGGCATGATGTTGTGGAATAAGCGCCCCAGTTCTACAAAAAAGCGGGATTTAAAATTCAGACGGGTAATGGCGCCCACCATGATCATTGATTTCACATATTCTTTGTGAAGATCAGCCAGTTTATGAATGATAATCGTGCCCAGGGAAACACCAACAAAATGTGCCTGCCTGATGTTGAGGTGATCCAATACTTCAATAATATCAAGCGCGATGGATTCAAATGAGTAAACATTGCGATTCATTTCGGGTCCCTGAACAGAACGCCCGTGACCGCGAAGATCAATGAGCAAGAGGTTGAAATGCCTTAAGTATGACTGGATTTGTTTATACCAAACCACGGAGCTGCCTCCGGCACCATGGATGAATACCACCCACTCGTTGGAGCTGTCGTTCAAGTATGTTTTATGGTAGAGCATATTTTGAGTGTGCAAATTTAGTGCTATTTTTCCATTCTCAGGCTTGATGATTGGATGTTAGCATGAAAGGTAACATGAGATAGCATGGGTAAATACATTCAGAAGGAATCAAGGTTAGAGCAATTTGCCAGGCATGAGAATCATGCCCCCACCTGCTGATGTTAATTTCAGTGTGGAGTGTGCATGTTGAAATGGTTGGAGCGGAAAACGGGATTCGAACCCGCGACCCTCAGCTTGGGAAGCTGATGCTCTACCAACTGAGCTACTTCCGCAAATGTTATGTTGTTATTAATTCCCCCAGCCTGGAATCCGCCGCGGCGGACTACCAACTGAGCTACTTCCGCAATTTGTATCTTCGCATTGGAATAACTATCGCAAAATTAAGAAAAATGACTCCTTTAATACAAACACGCATGAAAAGTTTCGCTCAGGCATTTTCCGGATTATTATTGGTTTTCAAAACCCAAGTAAATGCCCGTATTCACCTGCTTGCTGCATTGGTTGTTATAATCCTTGGATTTTATTTCAGGGTAACAACCGAGGAATGGTGTATCCTCATTGTTTGCATTTGCGGCGTCATTGGCTTTGAAGTAATAAACACAGCTATTGAAAGACTGGCCGATGAAGTATCAGCTACGTATAACAAAAATATTGGAATCGTGAAGGATATTGCAGCCGCCGCTGTGCTTGTGGTTGCCATTAGCGCTGCTGCCATCGGGCTGTTGATTTTTATTCCGTATCTTGCGCGATAAATTCATTGCATCATGCTGATAGTTGCCGATAGTGGATCAACCAAAACAGATTGGAGGCTTTTTGACAAAAGACATGGGGTTCAGGAATTACAAACAATTGGTTTGAACCCATATTTTCTGACAGGAAGCGAAATAAGTTCAGTTCTTGAAAAGGAACTGCATCCTATTTTAAACAAGGCTGAAGTCAGTGAGGTCTATTTTTATGGGTCGGGCTGCAGCCACGCGGATAAGATCATGGAAATAGAAAATGCGCTTTCTGATTTCTTTTCGAACGCTAACATTATTGTTGAATCAGACCTCCTTGGAACTGCAAAAGCGCTGTGCGGGAACAAGCTCGGAATTGTTGCAATACTGGGAACAGGGTCAAACAGTTGCGTTTACGATGGTGAAAAAATCACAGATCAGTTGCTATCGCTGGGCTATGTTCTTGGTGATGAAGGTAGCGGGGCTGTGCTCGGCAAAAAAGTTCTGAAGGCTGCTTTATCAGGCAATATGCCTGAATCTTTATTAAAAGATTTTCAGGAAGCATTCTCAATCCGACCCGATGTGGTTCTTCAAAAAATATACCGCAAGCCTTTTCCGAACCGTTACCTGGCTTCATTTGCACCTTTTGCAACAAAGCACATGGCTGATGCATGGATGAATGCCCTGCTCAAAGAGCATCTTGTTGATTTTTTCAAAGAAATGGTAATGATTTATGATGGTTATAAAGAATACAATCTGAACCTCACCGGATCACTCGCATGGCATTTGCTTCCACTGATTGAAGAGCTGTGCAAAAAATATGAAATCCAACTCGGCAAGGTGCTGAAACAACCTATTGATGATCTGTTGAATTATCATCTGAGTCTTTATCAGGCTGGAAAGTAATTGCACCCGAATTAATGCAATAACGCTTTCCGGTTGGCTTCGGACCATCGTCAAAAACATGCCCGAGATGGCCGCCACAATTGGCGCAAAGCACTTCGGTGCGGATCATACCATGCGTCATATCCTTTTTATATTCAATGCTGCCTTTGCTTGCCGATTCAAAAAAGCTGGGCCAACCACAACCTGATTCAAACTTGGTATCGGAACGGAACAAAGCTGCCTCGCAACCCGCGCAATGATATACTCCGGATTCAAAATGGTTATCATATTCTCCTGTGAATGGCCTTTCGGTTCCTTTCTGGCGTAATATATTAAACTGCAGCGGCGTAAGCTTCTCGCGCCATTCGTTTTCTGTTAATTTCAATGGATCGGACATGGTTTTTTGGTTATTTGGATCACTTTTATGACTTCGGGCTTGACACGATGCGAGCAGTGGGAAAAGAATAATCAAAGCAAATAAAAACATAGAATAGGGTCTCGGAAGCATAAACATAAACCTGGATTTTTCTTAATTAACAAATACATACGAAGTTTGTTGAGAGAATTGTTAATTCAAAATGCCTCAAACAAGCTGATTCATTTTGTTACGAACGCATTTTTGAGTAGGTTTGCAACAAGCAACAAATATTTTACAAAGTGAAAAATCTCTCAATCTTATTCACAATTCTTGCAGGCATTTCAGTGATGATGTTTTCAAATTGTATAAACCGGCCTTCAGCATCTGATTTAAAATCAGTAAAACGACTGGAAGGCGATTGGGTCAGCACACCTGAGAGCGGCTTTTATGAATCCTGGATATTGAAGAATGATAAACAGATGTTTGGGCTGGGATTTTCAATGGATCAAACAGATACGCTCTTTAGCGAACAACTTGAAATATTTGCCAGTGATAGTGGCGTCTATTACAAAGCGCTGGTTCAAGGGCAGAATGAAGAATTGCCCATGTATTTCAAGCTCACTCATCAGGAGGATGACTCGCTGGTATTTTCAAACCCAGCGCATGATTTTCCCCGGTTCATTATCTATAAAATTTTCCATGAAGATAGCCTGAGGATTGATGTCCGTGACGGGATCGGAGAAACGTCAAAGGGTTTTCAATTGATAATGATAAAAATGGCCTGCTAGCTATGGATTTGTTGCTTATTTCAATTGCAGTTATTTTGTTGTTATTAGGGATTGTCGGTTGTTTGGTGCCGATGTTGCCCGGCCCTCCCCTATCTTTTGCTGCATTGTTGTTATTGCAATTCACTTCGCATTCACCATTTACTGAAGAATTCCTTATCATGTGGGGTCTTATCACTGCAGCTGTCACCGCAGTTGACTACTGGGTTCCTATATATGGTACAAAAAAACTTGGGGGAACCAAATGGGGTGTTTGGGGAGCCGCCATCGGGCTGATTATTGGCTTGTTTGTTTTTCCACCTTTCGGGATCATTACGGGCCCCCTGATCGGAGCGTTGCTGGGAGAATTAATTGCCGGTCAGGAATTTTCACGGGCGCTGAGATCAGCGCTTGGAACATTCGTTGGTTTTGTTGCCGGAACCATCATGAAACTTGTTGTATCGCTTATTCTTAGTTATCACTTTATCATAAACTTACGAACATGAGAAAATATAAATTAGGCATTGTATTAAGTGGTGGTGGCGCCAGAGGCATTGCGCACCTTGGAGTGCTTGATGCCCTTCACAAGCATGGAATTGAACCCGAAGTGGTTTCCGGGTCAAGTATTGGTGCCATTGTTGGTTGCTTCTATGCTGCTGGCGTTGAACCGTCATTTATCCTTGATGAAATTAAAAAGGAGAAACTGACCAGATTTTTTTCCTGGAGCTTTCCGTTGAGTGGCTTTCTTGATCTTGACTACATGCAGGAATGGTTTGCCAAGCATATCAGTGAAGACAATTTCAGAGCGCTCAAAAAGCCGTTTTTCATCTCAGTTACTAACCTTAACTCCGGTAAAAATGAGATAATCAACGAAGGACCTCTATTTGATTTTGTTATTGCATCTTCTACAATTCCGTTAATATTCAAGCCGCGGATTATCAACAATAATACTTATGTTGATGGTGGCATTCTCAATAATATGCCTGCCATTGCAATACGGGATTTTTGTGATACAATCATTGGAGTTAATATCAATCACAGCGGACCACTTGAGAAAATTCATGGAATGAAAGAGATCGTTGAAAGATCCCTTCGGCTTGCGATTGAAAGCAACATAAAAGAGAATATGAGAGTTTGCGATATAATGATTCAACCGGAAGAAATGAAAGGAATAAGCACCTTCGAATTTCGCAGGGCCGATGAGATTTACCAGATTGGTTTTGATGCTACCGAGGAAATGATGCCGGAAATTCGTAACAAACTTGGCCAAAGTCATTCAGAGATTTCCATTTAATTCCCATGAAGATCAGCTCTTCAAGTCGGCAATAAATTTAATCGTATCTACTCCATCAGCGTAATCCTCAAGCCCGGGTTGCTGGGTTTGACCAAAAGCAATCGTAGCAAACGGCAGTTTCATCTCACTTACAATACATTGGATCTGATCCTGGCATTCCTCAAGGTTTTGAACCAATTCATCCAGACTTTCATAAAACTCATAATTGAGCGTGGCCACCGGTGATGCAATTGCAGTTGAGTTTTTCAGGATCAAAAAACCATTATCAAGGAAAACACCCTGTTGCAAGTTGTACAATGCCATGTTATGCTTATAATTGTTCATATACGGTTCATGCTCCTTAACATAAGAAGATGCTTCAAAAGCCTTGATTAAGTTTGAAAAATTGTACCCTACAGGTACTAACAACTTTGAAATATTCCTGCAACCCAGCCCGAAATACAAAAAAACATCTTTTGCAAGTGCATCAAGCTGGTCTTGGGTTTCGTTTCCGAACAACACCGCCAAACCATTGCGGTTATTCCTGAAAATATGCGGCAAGCTGCTATAGTGATATTCAAAATACCGCAAGGTGTTATTACTGCCGGTGGCGATGATTGCTGTTGCATTTGCAATCGGTTCGCTAGTAAATTCAATTCTATCTTCAAATGAATTATCAATAGCAGACAAGATTTTCGCCAGTGCCGGAAGCAGGTAAGGATCATCGGAAGATAACTTTCCTGTAAAATTGGCTCCCGACATCAATACGCACAAAAAATCATGAAATCCCACTGCCGGGATATTTCCAGCCATAATCACACCAATTCTGATTCTTCGTTCTTCTGATGGTTCAATAATCTGGTACTGGTTTAACCATAAGTTCAGGTTCTGCTCCGTAAGCATCTGACCAATTGCTTGAATGGCATGTTCAATATGCTTTTTGGTGAACCAGGGATTATGCTCCAATGATTGCTCAATGCTGTCATTAAGAATCTTGTGCATGCCTGAATATTTACCCGCCTGTTTTGGTTCTTCCTGCAATTGAAAATGTTCGGTGATAAATTCACCAAGTAAGGTAAAGGCCTTTATGTTTTGATTGTGGTCTGACATTGCAATGAACCCGTTATAATTGTTTTGCTTGCAAAGCTAAGCATCATGAGCCAAAGCGCTTACATTTATTATCCTGGAATATGGCTGGCTGAAAAGAATTATCTTTTGAAGTTCCAATCGGTATTCACAGAAAACATATATTTTTGCTTATGGTTTGAAACGGCTAAAAAGCTCACATACATTTATAAACCCTTAATTTTTATTAGTCATGAAGAAACATAATTTTAATGCCGGGCCTTCAATCTTACCGCGCATCGCCATCGAAAACACTGCTAATGCAATTCTTGATCTTAACGGCAGTGGACTTTCCATTCTTGAGATCTCACATCGCAGTAAGGATTTTCAGGCCATTATTGATGAAGCAGTAGCCTTATTCAAAGAATTGTTGAATATTCCTGAAGGCTATCATGTGCTTTTCCTGGGTGGTGGTGCAAGCATACAATTCTGCATGCTGCCTTACAACCTGATGAAAACCAAAGCTGCCTACCTCGAAACCGGTGTTTGGGCGAAAAAAGCAATAAAAGAAGCCAAACTTTTCGGAGAAGTGAAGGTGGTTGGTTCGTCATCTGACAAGAATTTCAACTACATACCAAAGAATTATGAGATCCCGGCTGATGCTGATTACTTCCACTTCACATCTAATAATACTATTTACGGAACCGAAATTCATAACGACCCAGATTGCCCGGTTGTGATGGTTGCTGATATGTCGTCTGATATTCTGAGCCGCCCGATTGATATATCAAAATATGGGATTATTTATGGTGGCGCTCAAAAAAATGCAGGACCTGCCGGCGTTACTTTTGTAATCATCAGGGAGGATATACTAGGCAAAGTGGAAAGGGCAATCCCGAGCATGCTGGATTATAGAATCCATATTGCTGAAGGTTCAATGTTTAACACACCTCCTTGCATTTCAATCTTTACGGTGAAAGAAACCCTGAAATGGGTGAAAGAAATTGGCGGTGTTGCAAAAATGAAAGAAATTAACTGGGACAAAGCCAACCTACTCTACGGTGCCATTGATAACAGTAAAATGTTTGTAGGAACCGCCGAAAAAGAAGCACGTTCGGTTATGAATATTTGCTTCGTTATGAAAGAGCAGTACAAGGACAAAGAAGCTGATTTTATCAGTTTTGCGCAATCAAAAGGTATGATCGGCCTCAAAGGCCACCGCTCCGTTGGTGGTTTCCGCGCTTCGCTATACAATGCCATGCCAAAAGACAGTGTTCAGGCATTGATTGATGTTATGCACGAATTTGAAAAAATGCACTCTTAAACCTCTTTGCCAGATATTCCGGGTTGTATTTTTTGGGACAATTTTCAGTTAAAATGCTTCAAGTTTACAACCCGGAATTCTTATTTCATCAATTAAATTATTGATATTCAGCGAATAATACAAATTTGGTTTCAGCACTCTATTTCCCTATATTTGAACCATCATTTTTACTCATAAATAACATCTAAAAATACTCGTCATGACAAAAGTTTTAGTTGCTACAGACAAACCTTTTGCCCCTGTTGCAGTAAAAGGGATCAGAAAAATTATTGAAGTTGCAGGTTTTGAACTCGCCCTGCTCGAAAAATACACCGATCATAATGATCTTATCAACGCTGTTTCTGATGTTGATGCCCTGATCATCAGGAGCGACAATGTAAATCGCCAGGTAATAGAAGCAGCCAAGAAACTGAAAATCGTGGTTCGTGCCGGTGCCGGATTTGATAATATTGACCTTGCAGCTGCCACTGAAAACAAGGTGGTTGCCATGAACACTCCCGGACAGAATTCCAATGCAGTTGCCGAACTTGCATTGGGTATGATGGTATACTTTGCACGCAAACAATTCAACGGCTCGTCGGGAACCGAACTTCTGGGTAAAACCCTGGGCATTCATGCATATGGAAATGTAGGCAAATGTGTTGCCAGGATTGCCAAAGGCTTCAGTATGAAAGTGTATGCTTTTGATCCTTTTGTTTCCAGGTCTGAAATTGAAAAGGATGATGTAGAGTACATTTCAACGGTTGAAGAGCTCTATGCCAGCAGCCAGTATGTTTCATTGAACATCCCGGCCAATGCCAAAACCAAACAATCTATCAATTTTGAGCTTTTGTCAAAAATGCCCGAAGGTGCAATCCTTGTGAACACTGCCCGCAAAGAGGTGATTGATGAAGACGGATTGCTGAAAATGTTTGCCGAAAGAAAAGACTTTGGATATTTATCGGATATTGCCCCTGATTGCAAAGACAAGATCGAAGCTGAATTCCCAGGCAGGTCTTTTTTCACACCTAAAAAAATGGGCGCTCAAACATCCGAGGCGAACATCAATGCAGGCCTTGCTGCTGCAACACAAATTGTAAACTTCATATTACAAGGCGACGATACATTTAAGGTAAACTAACTTGAACATTACTATTCTCCGCTGGTTCATAAATCAATAATCTAAAACTATGGAAGCTGAACTCGACAGACCAATTTCTTTCTTCCGGTTCGAAGACCTAAGGGTCTATCATAAAGCTCTTGATTACATTGCCTGGGTGCATGAACGTGGAGCGAATTTTTATGATACCGATAAAGGCATTTTATCTACACGATTTTGTCATGCCGCCCAAAGCATCGGGCTGAACATCGCCGAAGGTTCCGCCAGAAACAAGAGCCAGTTCATCTACTACCTGAAGATGGGGAAAAGTTCGCTTCGCGATTGTCTGGTTTTTACATCCCTGGCGCGGCAGCTTGGCTATATAAACGAAGAGGAGGAAGAGTATTCGCGTTCGCAGCTCATGGAAATGACAAAAATGCTTGGCGCGTTGATCGGCTCACTGCAAAAGGCAGGCGGAGTAGACGAAGACCCGGATTAATTTTTATGAAAGCCGCTGATACGCGGCTTTTTTCTTGCTTTCCCATGCAATACGCTTGCTGCCGGGTTTACGGTTTCATTCCTTTTCGTACATTTGAACCCCAAATAATTTGTTGAAACAAATCTCAATCATTAACATCTAAAATCACTCTTTATGGCTGTATTGAAAGCATTCAAAGGCCTCAGGCCACCAAAGGAAATCGCAAAAGATCTCGCATCACGACCCTACGATGTGCTTAATTCAGTGGAGGCAAGGCAGGAAGCGGCAGGAAACGAGTACTCCCTGCTTCATATCATAAAACCAGAAATTGATCTGCCGGTTGAATTTGATATACACTCACAACCTGTGTACGACAAGGCAAAAGAAAATTTTGAGCTGTTCCGATCCAAAGGCTATTTGGTTCCCGACTCTGAAGCATATTTCTATATTTATGCCCAAACCATGAACGGGAAAACGCAATATGGTATCGTAGGCTGTGCGTCGGTTGAGGATTATCTGAACAACGTGATCAAAAAACATGAGCTCACCAGGCCCGATAAGGAAGAAGACCGCATGAAGCATGTTCGCATTACCAATGCCAATATGGAGCCGGTTTTCTTCAGTTATCCTGCACAAGCCGCCATTGACAAGATTGTTTCAGGTATCGTTCAGAACCAAAAGCCGGAGTATGATTTTGTTGCTGACGATGGTGTTGGACATCATTTTTGGGTGATCCGAGATAAAGCTACCAATGCAGCAATAACAACCCTCTTTGCCGGCGTGCCTTCCTTTTATGTGGCTGATGGCCATCATCGCACTGCCGCCGCCGCATTGGTGGGCAATGAGAAGAAAAAGAACAACCCCAATCATCAGGGCGATGAGGAATATAACTTCTTCCTTGCCGTGCTCTTTCCTGATGATCAACTTACAATTATTGATTACAACAGGGTGGTAACTGACCTGAATGGCCTGGACAGTGCAACGTTTCTCAAAAAACTGGAAGATGTATTTGTGGTCGAACCCAAAGGCACAACTACATGCGGGCCCGACCGTTTGCATAATTTCGGCATGTACCTCGATGGCAATTGGTATTCATTAACAGCAAAGCCAGGCACTTTCAACGATCTGGACCCGATTGGCGTGCTGGATGTAACAATACTCTCGCAAAAGGTGCTGGATGAAATCCTGGATATCAAAAACCTGAGAACCAGCAAGCGCGTTGATTTTGTTGGTGGCATCCGTGGCTTGGGCGAACTTGAAAAACGAGTTTACAGTGGCGAGATGAAAGCCGCTTTTGCCCTTTTCCCGGTTTCCATGCAGCAATTGATTGACATTGCTGACACCGGCAACATCATGCCTCCGAAAACAACCTGGTTCGAACCCAAACTGCGCAGCGGGTTGGTGGTGCATCTACTTGATTGATAAAAAGTTGGCAGTTGGCAATCGGCAGTTGGCAAACTTTCAAATGCTCTATACACCCTCAACCACTAAACTCTCTAAACTTCTAAACACCCTAAATCTCTAAACCCTCTAAACATTCTAAACCCTCTATAACAGATACTAAACCCTCAAAGAAATGGAATTCACAGAAATCGTCCTAAAAACCATCAGCGGCAAGCCCATGAAAGCAGGCGAAATAGATGAAAAAGCAGGAGTTGAAAAATCAGACATTGAAAAAGCGATCAAAAAACTGAAGAAAGAAGAAAAGATCTGGTCGCCCAAGGTTTGTTTCTACGATGTCCGTTAGAGACGCAATGCATTGCGTCTCTACTTTGAATATTGCCCCATTGGCTTTATAGGCGCTACACATTTTGACTAATTAAAAAAAGGCTGCCCAATTCCGGGTGGCCTCTTTTTTTGTTTTCATTAAGCCAGGCATATCAATCAGAGCCTGGTCACCAAGAGGTAATACTCTCCATCACGATCAATCCCGTCGTCATCACGGAAGCTACGCCTCAGTGAAGGATAGGTTTCCGAAATATACAGGCTTACCTGGAAGCCTTTGAAAACATCTTCGAGTTGAATGTTGTTTTGTTCGGGGCTCAACTGAATAGCACACCGTCTGATTTCACTAAGTAAAGGCTTTGAAAATTTTATCATAGGTTCAATGATTGAAGGGTTGGTTATTGGATGTTGACAATCTATTTCGATTTCATTTGAAATACCAAATACGCTAGCAAATATAACACTTGACCACAAAAAAGCAATAAAGCTGTAAATTGGCTAAATTTGCAGGCTAAAAGCGAATAAAATGAATGCCGCCGAAAATCTTAGCATACTAAAGAACGAAATAGCTGAGCATGTCAAAATCATCGCCGTTTCCAAAACCCACACCCCATCCGAAATCCTGGAAGTATACAATTCCGGTCACCGTTTATTTGGTGAAAACCGCGCACAGGAACTGATAGATAAGCAACCGCAACTTCCGGATGATATTCAGTGGCATTTTATAGGGCATTTGCAAACCAACAAAGTAAAATACATTGCTCCGTACGTGTCAATGTTTCACAGTATTGACAGCCTGAAATTATTAATAGAAATAAACAAACAAGCCAGCAAAAATCAGCGTGTGATTGATTGCCTGCTTCAATTCCATATTGCGCAGGAAGAAACTAAATTTGGCCTGAACCAGCAAGAAGCTGCTGAACTCCTGAACTCACAGGAATACAAATCCATGAAAAACATAAAGCTCAGGGGTGTGATGGGAATGGCTACTTTTACCGATGATATGGAATGGGTGAGGAAAGAGTTCAAAACATTAAAGGAATACTTTGTGTTTTTAAAAACAAACTACTTTGCTGCTGATGATGATTTCTCGGAAATTTCAATGGGCATGACCAGCGATTATATGGTTGCCATCGAAGAAGGCAGCACCATGGTTAGGATTGGAAGAGCGATATTTGGGGAAAGAGGTTGAAAGGGACGGGGGACGAGTGGCGAGGGCCGAATGTAGAATGAGGATTTACGAATGCAGAATGGAAGAGTGACGATATTACGGGCTGTTCTTTTGAATTTTGAATTTGAATTTTGAATTTTTAAATG
Encoded here:
- a CDS encoding 3-phosphoglycerate dehydrogenase, giving the protein MTKVLVATDKPFAPVAVKGIRKIIEVAGFELALLEKYTDHNDLINAVSDVDALIIRSDNVNRQVIEAAKKLKIVVRAGAGFDNIDLAAATENKVVAMNTPGQNSNAVAELALGMMVYFARKQFNGSSGTELLGKTLGIHAYGNVGKCVARIAKGFSMKVYAFDPFVSRSEIEKDDVEYISTVEELYASSQYVSLNIPANAKTKQSINFELLSKMPEGAILVNTARKEVIDEDGLLKMFAERKDFGYLSDIAPDCKDKIEAEFPGRSFFTPKKMGAQTSEANINAGLAAATQIVNFILQGDDTFKVN
- a CDS encoding four helix bundle protein; this translates as MEAELDRPISFFRFEDLRVYHKALDYIAWVHERGANFYDTDKGILSTRFCHAAQSIGLNIAEGSARNKSQFIYYLKMGKSSLRDCLVFTSLARQLGYINEEEEEYSRSQLMEMTKMLGALIGSLQKAGGVDEDPD
- a CDS encoding DUF1015 domain-containing protein, yielding MAVLKAFKGLRPPKEIAKDLASRPYDVLNSVEARQEAAGNEYSLLHIIKPEIDLPVEFDIHSQPVYDKAKENFELFRSKGYLVPDSEAYFYIYAQTMNGKTQYGIVGCASVEDYLNNVIKKHELTRPDKEEDRMKHVRITNANMEPVFFSYPAQAAIDKIVSGIVQNQKPEYDFVADDGVGHHFWVIRDKATNAAITTLFAGVPSFYVADGHHRTAAAALVGNEKKKNNPNHQGDEEYNFFLAVLFPDDQLTIIDYNRVVTDLNGLDSATFLKKLEDVFVVEPKGTTTCGPDRLHNFGMYLDGNWYSLTAKPGTFNDLDPIGVLDVTILSQKVLDEILDIKNLRTSKRVDFVGGIRGLGELEKRVYSGEMKAAFALFPVSMQQLIDIADTGNIMPPKTTWFEPKLRSGLVVHLLD
- a CDS encoding MarR family transcriptional regulator, which translates into the protein MEFTEIVLKTISGKPMKAGEIDEKAGVEKSDIEKAIKKLKKEEKIWSPKVCFYDVR
- a CDS encoding YggS family pyridoxal phosphate-dependent enzyme gives rise to the protein MNAAENLSILKNEIAEHVKIIAVSKTHTPSEILEVYNSGHRLFGENRAQELIDKQPQLPDDIQWHFIGHLQTNKVKYIAPYVSMFHSIDSLKLLIEINKQASKNQRVIDCLLQFHIAQEETKFGLNQQEAAELLNSQEYKSMKNIKLRGVMGMATFTDDMEWVRKEFKTLKEYFVFLKTNYFAADDDFSEISMGMTSDYMVAIEEGSTMVRIGRAIFGERG